A region of Oncorhynchus masou masou isolate Uvic2021 chromosome 29, UVic_Omas_1.1, whole genome shotgun sequence DNA encodes the following proteins:
- the si:ch211-136m16.8 gene encoding uncharacterized protein si:ch211-136m16.8: MDSPASPLTRAGRTFWTVWNYFTEVVGRYLSPEPINNDTSSRQEATAAQQTNDHGDGAKNEIKETEVTFETGSEVKKPRSVVAWEQCNVIIGPGLGRDNVQYTGQSNRGSDSKSSPEGHDIKQGQVDLTENKGTIQHVTKEELNMGKGVQSMVVTGIPILFREPTSERSEGQGGQGQTDSYNCAEANRLRGAVAERKAEEEEIPEEVTEEVTEEVTEEFHCGEEGTKTEEHENNRDGKIHFDIESPNLTSACVEPATLLDKNGDKENKDRLMKRDVQSTEDETMVKLNENDGEKETEVLFMETGKGGWKVAEIVEFSAGGENSDDLCVIKDKLSRDGDEVKNGMDMEELGRKEVREEENRAIEEMGRREQEEILDRGFGPYNDFQVSENNNKHEYGDNRLKFDEGTIERFDQENDPNPRPLCGGLSDEDRTLGRGQDIFVSEAELELPMAYDKRVFVSNDEITIVRDEQRMEGNTERIDSTVLEERKEEVSEDGSKVFEDGGSNKIEDVAFGIGTKTDTEAEDVKDKVTGLDTFFYQERNVVVEKNKLQEDKISKEDEDPLNEVEGKRISVVDNRVEIRGVAKYISPGLCEDLVVAQEPKRVACEETREEIPEINNGKELDENTAPKILEVGGDEVNTTHLQEAHTKSDTKGLEGVENTGTSFKSDNSPVSELMEGKEDPKTVEGLFESEDIEKASDTVVDEHTVAKSLGGMERTDSVSLNETDTQILEDLAKTKAESHEPMEIELGLSEEAAETYVCLSDETLRTEAGLYKETEEIKAEFREGWMESKAGETVGTEFESVKETQAEIPEVRTGVVPPENKDETESGSMQESADTNFGLLRETVAEGLQKGAEVGTPEVRTVTVLSMETNTEELVESEARDMLETESGLVKKHEAEIPDVRTETASSERTVTTEAGLSMNMTLYPSSIHTEAVFLTETKAVSSNESLETDNGLSDKSSEAGTKSQGMVEAGLPDSTEIEAELFEEMVCGEVVLSQDTEDDLSEEKYNIKATLMKELVEPGSGGETLEPEKGIMNETDAAILDMKIEESPSEETESGIVDTEARIFLEMTAIESELLEELSESESGSQKDKETKRQSIETEPTVETDVEELVESEAGDTVETEIGLVRTETELPEEVRPKIERLEKMNRTGADSSEDTDVTEVRFSEEIETDLVETKYGLQKNIEEDILDVRTETVLSVETVEMDTDSDKSLESRSLEISEAGLSEESVDSEAGLKDIYTEIPDVEIESGLSEETVDAGLSEETDVSDTELVKNTKALIILEAELSEATEDVLKEKAGDNTANKSLEIEVGLFWENDEIEALVTEEVVKTGPVLSKQTDFGSQGQLPEIDDGIIEKSQVGQSGETVETDAGLPEENRGEGAKAGFSSPSGTKNVDQSLQLQFDASALDFTAQKSRIALKNPHARPPRDPRTLLHMPSLTPSPSKPTVHIPVRGPTGIPMRGMGGIGIKLPGLGAGPPILRKTENIPQKSELEPDVRDESPRKEETQEERKTKWTPPRHPGFGNPLMMNELKNKLKKTPKESGDD, encoded by the exons ATGGACTCACCAGCAAGCCCCCTCACTCGTGCTGGGAGGACTTTCTGGACAGTTTGG AACTACTTTACGGAAGTTGTGGGGAGGTATCTAAGCCCAGAGCCCATTAACAATGACACAAGCTCAAGACAGGAAGCCACTGCTGCACAACAAACAAACGACCATGGAGATGGTGCGAAAAATGAGATAAAGGAAACTGAGGTCACTTTTGAAACAGGCTCTGAGGTTAAGAAACCAAGATCTGTTGTTGCCTGGGAACAGTGTAATGTCATCATTGGTCCAGGCCTCGGCAGAGACAATGTGCAATACACTGGACAATCCAACAGAGGGAGTGATAGCAAATCATCCCCGGAGGGGCATGATATAAAACAAGGGCAGGTGGACCTAACAGAAAATAAAGGCACAATCCAGCATGTTACTAAAGAAGAATTAAATATGGGGAAAGGGGTCCAATCAATGGTAGTCACTGGGATCCCGATCTTATTTAGAGAGCCGACATCTGAAAGGTCAGAGGGCCAGGGAGGACAAGGACAGACTGACAGTTACAACTGTGCTGAAGCAAATAGATTAAGAGGTGCAGTGGCAGAAAGAAAAGCGGAGGAAGAAGAAATCCCTGAAGAAGTTACTGAAGAAGTTACTGAAGAAGTTACTGAAGAATTCCACTGTGGTGAAGAAGGAACCAAAACAGAAGAACATGAAAACAATAGAGatggaaaaatacattttgatataGAGTCCCCAAACCTTACATCAGCCTGTGTTGAACCTGCCACACTTTTGGATAAGAATGGAGACAAGGAAAATAAGGACAGATTAATGAAACGCGATGTGCAAAGTACAGAGGATGAAACCATGGTAAAATTAAATGAaaatgatggagagaaagaaacgGAAGTACTCTTCATGGAGACAGGCAAAGGAGGGTGGAAAGTAGCAGAAATAGTAGAATTCTCAGCGGGAGGGGAGAACAGCGATGATCTGTGTGTAATCAAAGACAAACTGAGTCGAGATGGTGATGAAGTGAAGAATGGCATGGACATGGAAGAACTTGGGAggaaggaggtgagagaggaagagaatagAGCAATAGAAGAGATGGGCAgaagagaacaggaagagatatTGGACAGGGGCTTTGGACCGTACAATGATTTCCAAGTCTCAGAAAACAATAACAAACATGAATATGGTGACAATCGTTTGAAGTTTGATGAAGGAACTATAGAGAGGTTTGATCAAGAAAATGACCCCAACCCACGACCACTTTGTGGAGGATTATCAGACGAAGACAGAACATTGGGAAGAGGCCAGGACATCTTTGTTTCAGAGGCAGAGTTGGAATTGCCAATGGCCTATGACAAAAGAGTCTTTGTGTCAAATGATGAGATAACTATTGTTAGAGACGAGCAGAGAATGGAGGGCAACACTGAAAGAATTGACAGCACAGTGTTAGAGGAAAGAAAAGAAGAGGTATCAGAGGATGGATCCAAAGTGTTTGAGGACGGGGGCAGTAACAAGATAGAAGACGTTGCATTCGGTATTGGGACGAAGACGGATACAGAGGCAGAGGATGTGAAAGATAAAGTGACTGGACTGGACACTTTCTTTTATCAGGAGAGAAATGTTGTAGTGGAGAAAAATAAACTACAGGAAGACAAGATTTCAAAGGAAGACGAAGACCCCCTTAATGAAGTGGAGGGAAAACGTATTTCAGTGGTTGACAATAGAGTGGAAATCAGAGGCGTGGCAAAATACATTTCCCCTGGGCTATGTGAGGACCTTGTTGTGGCTCAGGAGCCAAAACGTGTAGCGTGTGAAGAAACTCGAGAGGAAATTCCTGAAATCAACAATGGCAAAGAGTTAGACGAGAATACGGCACCGAAGATCCTGGAAGTTGGCGGCGATGAAGTCAACACCACCCATTTACAAGAAGCACACACCAAAAGTGATACCAAAGGGTTAGAAGGTGTAGAGAACACTGGAACTAGTTTTAAATCGGACAATTCACCAGTGAGTGAACTCATGGAAGGGAAAGAAGACCCGAAAACTGTTGAAGGATTATTTGAAAGTGAGGATATTGAGAAAGCCTCTGATACAGTGGTAGACGAGCACACAGTCGCGAAATCactgggaggaatggagagaacagATTCTGTATCACTGAATGAAACAGATACTCAAATACTAGAGGACCTAGCGAAGACAAAGGCTGAATCACACGAACCGATGGAGATTGAGTTAGGACTGTCAGAGGAAGCCGCAGAGACATATGTTTGTTTATCAGATGAGACACTGAGGACAGAGGCTGGATTATacaaagagacagaggagataaAGGCAGAGtttagagagggatggatggagtcgAAGGCAGGGGAGACAGTGGGGACAGAATTTGAATCAGTGAAGGAGACACAGGCAGAAATACCAGAAGTGAGGACCGGGGTTGTGCCACCAGAGAACAAAGATGAGACAGAGTCTGGATCAATGCAGGAATCAGCAGATACCAATTTTGGATTACTAAGGGAAACTGTGGCAGAAGGGTTACAGAAGGGGGCCGAGGTAGGCACACCAGAGGTGAGGACAGTGACTGTGCTGTCAATGGAGACCAACACAGAGGAATTAGTGGAATCTGAGGCTCGGGACATGTTGGAGACAGAATCTGGATTAGTGAAAAAACATGAGGCAGAAATACCAGATGTGAGAACTGAAACTGCATCATCAGAAAGAACTGTGACGACAGAGGCAGGATTATCAATGAACATGACATTGTACCCATCATCAATTCACACAGAGGCTGTGTTTCTCACAGAGACAAAGGCTGTGTCATCTAATGAGTCACTGGAAACAGACAATGGATTATCAGACAAATCATCTGAGGCTGGGACTAAATCACAGGGAATGGTAGAGGCTGGATTACCAGATTCGACAGAAATAGAGGCCGAATTATTTGAGGAAATGGTTTGTGGAGAAGTTGTACTATCACAGGACACAGAAGATGATTTATCAGAGGAAAAATATAATATAAAAGCTACATTAATGAAAGAATTAGTGGAGCCAGGGTCTGGTGGGGAAACATTGGAGCCCGAAAAGGGAATCATGAATGAGACAGACGCAGCAATACTTGATATGAAGATTGAGGAATCGCCATCAGAGGAAACAGAGTCTGGAATAGTTGACACAGAGGCCAGAATTTTTCTGGAAATGACAGCGATTGAGTCTGAATTATTGGAGGAATTATCTGAGTCTGAGTCTGGATCACagaaagacaaagagacaaaAAGACAGAGTATTGAGACAGAGCCAACGGTGGAGACCGACGTAGAGGAATTAGTGGAATCTGAGGCTGGGGATACAGTGGAGACAGAAATTGGGTTAGTGAGGACAGAAACCGAATTACCAGAGGAAGTTAGGCCAAAGATAGAGCGATTGGAAAAAATGAATAGAACAGGTGCTGATTCATCAGAGGACACAGATGTGACAGAAGTCAGATTTTCAGAGGAGATAGAGACTGATTTAGTAGAGACCAAGTATGGGTTACAGAAGAACATAGAAGAAGACATACTAGATGTGAGAACAGAGACTGTGCTGTCGGTGGAAACAGTAGAGATGGATACGGACTCAGACAAGTCACTGGAGTCCAGATCACTTGAAATATCAGAGGCTGGATTATCTGAAGAATCAGTGGACAGTGAGGCTGGATTAAAGGATATTTACACAGAAATACCAGATGTGGAGATAGAGTCTGGATTATCAGAGGAGACCGTAGATGCTGGATTATCAGAGGAAACAGATGTGTCAGACACAGAATTAGTGAAAAATACAAAGGCTCTGATAATACTAGAGGCTGAACTTTCAGAGGCGACAGAGGATGTGTTAAAAGAGAAGGCAGGAGATAACACGGCAAACAAATCACTGGAAATTGAGGTAGGATTATTTTGGGAAAACGATGAGATCGAGGCTTTGGTAACAGAGGAAGTTGTGAAGACAGGGCCTGTTTTATCGAAGCAGACAGATTTTGGATCACAGGGTCAACTACCGGAGATCGACGATGGAATAATAGAGAAATCCCAGGTTGGGCAGTCTGGGGAAACTGTGGAAACAGATGCAGGATTACCAGAGGAAAACAGAGGGGAGGGTGCAAAAGCAGGATTCAGTTCCCCGTCAGGAACCAAAAATGTAGACCAAAGTCTTCAGCTTCAG TTTGATGCCTCCGCTTTGGACTTCACTGCTCAAAAGTCTCGCATTGCCCTCAAGAATCCACATGCCCGTCCACCTAGGGATCCCCGTACTCTTCTACATATGCCATCTTTGACCCCCTCCCCTTCAAAACCCACCGTACACATTCCAGTCAGAGGCCCAACAGGGATACCAATGAGGGGTATGGGCGGCAtcggaatcaaactgcctg GACTCGGTGCAGGGCCCCCCATCTTAAGAAAGACCGAAAATATCCCTCAG AAATCTGAGCTCGAGCCAGATGTAAGGGATGAATCTCCCAGGAAAGAAGAGACGCAAGAGGAGCGCAAAACTAAATGGACACCGCCTAGGCACCCAGG ATTTGGAAATCCCCTGATGATGAATGAGCTGAAGAACAAGCTGAAGAAGACTCCAAAAGAGAGCGGAGATGATTGA